Within the Thermanaeromonas toyohensis ToBE genome, the region CTAAGAAGATGTGGTAAGAGATACAGGGTTTCATCTTTGCTAGATATACCTCAAGAAGGGTTCTAGCTTTCTCTATTGCTATCGGCCTTAAGCGTACGCTGTTAATGCTCCGGCATGGTTAGCCTTTTTATAAGCATCGTTCCATAGCTTCCCCGGGGTAAGCGGAAGGAAAGGCGGATCTTTTGTTTCCCCGGATATAGCTCATCAGCTTCCGGTGGATCCACTTTTAAGTCATGGGGGATGACAATGGCCTCCCGCGGGGTGGACTTGAAAAAAGCCTGCCTAAGCTTAGAGAGGTTAAAATGGCTGGGTTTTAATCCCTTCTCTTCTAGGATCCCTATAAATAATCGCTCACTCTGGGCGTCAGGGAACTCCATACGTTTAGCAGCTAAAGGAAGCTCTAAGCTTTTAAGATAAAGGAGAATGTTTGTGTCTAGGCGCCGGTAGAAGAGATAGGGCCCAGCCACCCCTGGCACGGCTGTCAAGTCAAGCCTTAGCTCTCTCAAGATCCTTCTTAGCAATTCGTTCCAAAGAAAACTCTGATAAGCCGCGAAAAATAAGGAGAGCTCTTCCCCGGGAATCATACGGAGGGCTTCTAAAAAGGCCTTAGGTTTTTGGGTAAGCAAAGAAAATATTTTCTTTTCCATAGCGGTTTTAGCATGAAGCAAACAAGCGTCCCAATCCCCCCAGTGTTGGCGAAAAAAGCGCTTCCGCTGCTTGGCCTCTCTCTTTTCTTCTTTATAGATGGCGGTAAGGTAGATCTCCAGGGCACCTTTGTAGTGCTTTTTAAGCAGCCTCTCGGCAAGGAAACCCCTTTCCCGGTCTAAACTACCAAAGCGCTGGTCATCAAAATAATTGGGATAGCCAAATTCCTTTACTTCATCAACTTGGTGGCTTAGGCGGGAGAGCTCTTCATTATCCAAGGCCCGCAAAGTTATAGTGAAAGCGTTACCTTTAATGAGGTCAGGGCCCATGGGGCGGTCCATATAGCCTATAGCTTTTAGAGAAAAATTTTTATCTACAGTTGTTAAATCAGCCGGATACTTAACACTTACATACTGG harbors:
- the truD gene encoding tRNA pseudouridine(13) synthase TruD, with protein sequence MKLKVIPEDFVVKELAHLPLKPLGPYRLYLLEKKGWNTVDLLLRIARKYNLPYRLFSYGGKKDRHAHTFQYVSVKYPADLTTVDKNFSLKAIGYMDRPMGPDLIKGNAFTITLRALDNEELSRLSHQVDEVKEFGYPNYFDDQRFGSLDRERGFLAERLLKKHYKGALEIYLTAIYKEEKREAKQRKRFFRQHWGDWDACLLHAKTAMEKKIFSLLTQKPKAFLEALRMIPGEELSLFFAAYQSFLWNELLRRILRELRLDLTAVPGVAGPYLFYRRLDTNILLYLKSLELPLAAKRMEFPDAQSERLFIGILEEKGLKPSHFNLSKLRQAFFKSTPREAIVIPHDLKVDPPEADELYPGKQKIRLSFRLPRGSYGTMLIKRLTMPEH